A single Candidatus Chlamydia corallus DNA region contains:
- a CDS encoding KH domain-containing protein, protein MKEFLAYIIKNLVDRPEEVHIKEVQGTHTIIYELSVAKPDIGKIIGKEGRTIKAIRTLLVSVASRNNVRVSLEIMEEK, encoded by the coding sequence ATGAAAGAATTTTTAGCCTATATCATTAAAAATCTAGTTGACCGCCCCGAAGAAGTACACATTAAAGAAGTTCAGGGGACTCACACAATTATCTATGAACTAAGTGTAGCTAAACCTGATATTGGGAAGATTATTGGCAAAGAAGGCCGTACGATTAAAGCTATTCGTACTCTTCTAGTTTCTGTAGCAAGCAGAAATAATGTTAGAGTCAGTTTAGAAATCATGGAAGAGAAGTAG